The genomic interval TCGCGCTGCTGGAGTATGCGGACGGGGAACGCCGCTACATTCTCTGGCCGGAGGGCTTACAAGTCGGCGACACCGTGATGTCGGGTCCGGATGCGGATATCAAGGTCGGCAATTGCCTGCCGTTAGCGAACATTCCCGACGGCACGGTCATCCACAACATTGAACTGACGCCGGGCAAAGGCGGGCAACTGGTGCGCTCAGCGGGGACCTTTGCGGTGTTGATGGCGAAAGAGGGCAAATATGCGACCGTGAAGATGCCGTCAGGGGAAATTCGGCTCATTAACCTAAAATGCCGGGCGACAATCGGGCGGGTCGGTTTGGCGGAGCATGAACTCATCAAGTTGGGGAAAGCGGGGCGGATGCGCTATTTAGGGCGGCGCCCCCATGTGCGGGGGTCGGCGATGAATGTGGATGACCACCCGCATGGGGGTGGGGAAGGCAAAGCGCCTATCGGCATGCCAGCCCCTAAGTCGCCTTGGGGCTGGGTCACGCTGGGGCGCAAGACCCGCAAGCCCCGTAAACCGTCGGATAAACTGATCGTCAAACGCCGGCGAATAGGTTACGGTGACAAAATGGTGTGAGGTGATCAGCCATGGGGCGGTCACTCAAAAAGGGACCGTATTGCGACCCGAAACTGTTGCGGAAGGTTCAGGAGATGAACCGTAGGGGCGAAAAGCAGGTCATCAAGACTTGGTCACGGCGCTCTACGATCTTCCCGGAGATGGTGGGACACACGATCGCTGTTTACAACGGGCGACGCCATGTCCCTGTTTACATCACGGAGGCAATGGTCGGGCACAAACTGGGCGAATTTGCGCCGACGCGCACCTTCCGCGGGCACGGTGAAGCCAAAGAGCGCGTCGTGCGGGTCAAGTGACGCCTAAAAGCGAGGGGAAATGCTGATGGCGGAGCAAACCGTTAGCACGGTGCGGATCATTGCGCGACAACGCTATGTGCGGGTCTCCCCCAGCAAAGCCCGCCGCGTCGCTCAAGCCATCAAAGGCAAACCGGCGTTGGAAGCGCTCAACATGTTGCTGTTGATGCCCCATAAGCCTGCGCGCCACTACGCCAAGTTGCTTAAACAGGCTATCGGTAACGCCGTCAACGATTACGAGTTGGACGAGGAGGGGTTGGTCGTCGTCAATGCACTGGCAGATAACGGTCCGATGTTCAAGCGATATCGCCCGCGCGCGCGGGGGCGTGTTTACACGGTGCGCAAACGCACCAGCCATTTAACGGTGGTCGTCGCGCCAAAGGAGGCAAGTTAAATGGGGCAAAAGGTTAATCCCATCGGGATTCGTCTCGGCATCGTCAAAGACTGGCAGAGCCGATGGTTCGCGTCCCGCCATTACACTGACTGGGTCTTGGAAGACATCAGAATCCGCGACCACATCAAAAGCCGTTTCAAGGGGGCAGGCATCCCCCGCATAGAAATTGAACGCAAAGCCAACACGGTTATCGTCACCATCCACGCAGCCCGTCCGGGTATGATCATCGGGCATCGCGGGCGCACCATTGAACAGGTGCGTCAAGACTTGCACCGCTTGACCGGCGGTCGTGAAGTGCACATCCATGTCCGCGAGGTGGAACGCCCCGAGTTAGAAGCGCAGTTGCTGGCGGAGCAAATTGTCCAACAGATTGAACGGCGCGTCTCGCACAAACGGGCAATGCGGCAAGCGGCGCAACGCGCCCTCAACGCCGGCGCGTTGGGCATCAAGATTATCGTGGCAGGGCGTTTGGGTGGAGCGGAATTGGCGCGCGACGAAAAACTGCACATCGGTCGTGTCCCGCTGAGCACCCTGCGCGCCGATATTGACTACGGCTTTGACGAAGCGTGGACAAAATGGGGGCGCATCGGCGTCCATGTATGGTTGTATCGCGGCGAGGTCTTGGAGAAGGGCGCCCAACGCGTCGTGTTGACCCAACAGCGTCAACCCGCACAGGTCGTCGCTGTCTCGTCGGAAGCCGAAGAGGAACTGGAAGAAGGGGGCGAGTGACCACCATGTTGATGCCGCGCCGACGAAAGTTCCGCAAAGAACATCGCGGGACCATGAAAGGTAAAGCCACCCGCTGCAACACGATCACGCACGGCGAGTTTGGGTTACAAGCCTTAGAGCCAGGCTGGATCACCAACCGCCAGATTGAGGCGGCGCGCATCGCCATCACCAACTTCGTTCGGCGCGCCGCTGTCATCCACATCCGCGTGTTCCCTCACAAACCCGTCACCAAAAAGCCGCTGGAATCGCGGATGGGAGGCGGCAAAGGTGACCCTGAGTTTTATGTGGCGGTCGTCAAACCGGGCACGGTGCTCTTTGAGGTCAGTGGCGTCGCCCCTGAATTGGCGGTCCAAGCGTTGCATCGCGCGTCCTACAAACTCCCCGTCAAAACGCGCATCATCACGAAGGAGGGCAAAGTCGTCCATGTCTAAACGGCAGGCATTTTTGGAGCGGCTGCGCCAAATGGGCGACGCGGAACTGGTGCAGGAACTGGAAAACATTTACCGCGAACTGTTCAACCTTCGGCAGCAGAAAGCGATCGGCAAAGGGGTTGTGGAGCGTTCGCACCGCATCCGTGAGTTGAGGAAAAATGTCGCCCGCATTAAAACGCTGCTGCGCGAACGCGAATTGTTGCGGATCGGCGCGTGACTTGACCCTTTAGGACAACGGAGCGAAGGGTGACGGATGAATGGAACGACTGCGCGGAAGACGCAAAACTTTTGTCGGCACGGTCGTCAGCGATAAAATGGACAAAACGGTCGTCGTGGCGGTTGACCGTTTGGTGCGGCATCCGCTTTACAAAAAGGTCATTCGGCGCACGAGCAAATTTTACGCCCACGATGAACGCAATGAATGCCGTATCGGCGATATCGTGGAAATTGTGGAGACCCGTCCGCTGTCCAAACTGAAGCGGTGGCGGGTCGTTCGCATCGTCCAACGGGCAAAGGTGCCGTTGCCGGTCGTTCGCGAAGAGGTGGCGGAGGAAACCGAAGAGCAACTGCTGGAGGAGGTTTTGCAAGCGGACACGGCAGCACCGCCGTCCACACCTACGGCTCAACCGGCGCCGTCGTCCGCGACGGAAAGTGCCGAACCATCGGCAGGGTCAGAAGTGTGACCAGAAGATACCACAGAGCCCACAGCGCGGCGCCCGCTTGATTGAGCGCTTGAGCACTGAGCGCGCGCAAATTCGTGTCGTCAAAGGATGGTGGTCATGATGGTGATGGTGCCGCAGCGCATCCGCAATGTGGCGTTGCTGGGTGCCCCTGGCGCAGGCAAAACCAGCCTGGGAGACACCATCCTGTGGGTCGCGGGCGCCGTGTCCCGCAGGGGCTCTGTAGACCAAGGCAGCAGTGTGTTTGACCACGAAGAGGAAGCCAAGAGCCGCCACCACAGTGTCAGCCTCTCATTGGGGCACTGTGTCTGGAACGAACATTGGATCAACATCGTTGACACGCCGGGGTTGCTGGACTTTTTCGGTGACGCTTACGCTGCCGTGCGCGTCGTGGAAGGCGCCATATTGGTTATTGACGGCACGGTCGGTGTGGAAGCGCAGGTTGAACGGAGTTTCCGCCTCCTTCGCCGACATCGGTTGCCCTGTGTCGCTTTCATCA from bacterium HR17 carries:
- the rplB gene encoding 50S ribosomal protein L2 translates to MGVKKANPVTPGLRHATFYDFEEITKDEPEKSLVKPLRKRAGRNNQGKVTVRFRGGGVKRLYRVIDFKRDKDGIPAKVIAIEYDPNRSARIALLEYADGERRYILWPEGLQVGDTVMSGPDADIKVGNCLPLANIPDGTVIHNIELTPGKGGQLVRSAGTFAVLMAKEGKYATVKMPSGEIRLINLKCRATIGRVGLAEHELIKLGKAGRMRYLGRRPHVRGSAMNVDDHPHGGGEGKAPIGMPAPKSPWGWVTLGRKTRKPRKPSDKLIVKRRRIGYGDKMV
- the rpsS gene encoding 30S ribosomal protein S19, translating into MGRSLKKGPYCDPKLLRKVQEMNRRGEKQVIKTWSRRSTIFPEMVGHTIAVYNGRRHVPVYITEAMVGHKLGEFAPTRTFRGHGEAKERVVRVK
- the rplV gene encoding 50S ribosomal protein L22 — protein: MAEQTVSTVRIIARQRYVRVSPSKARRVAQAIKGKPALEALNMLLLMPHKPARHYAKLLKQAIGNAVNDYELDEEGLVVVNALADNGPMFKRYRPRARGRVYTVRKRTSHLTVVVAPKEAS
- the rpsC gene encoding 30S ribosomal protein S3 — protein: MGQKVNPIGIRLGIVKDWQSRWFASRHYTDWVLEDIRIRDHIKSRFKGAGIPRIEIERKANTVIVTIHAARPGMIIGHRGRTIEQVRQDLHRLTGGREVHIHVREVERPELEAQLLAEQIVQQIERRVSHKRAMRQAAQRALNAGALGIKIIVAGRLGGAELARDEKLHIGRVPLSTLRADIDYGFDEAWTKWGRIGVHVWLYRGEVLEKGAQRVVLTQQRQPAQVVAVSSEAEEELEEGGE
- the rplP gene encoding 50S ribosomal protein L16: MLMPRRRKFRKEHRGTMKGKATRCNTITHGEFGLQALEPGWITNRQIEAARIAITNFVRRAAVIHIRVFPHKPVTKKPLESRMGGGKGDPEFYVAVVKPGTVLFEVSGVAPELAVQALHRASYKLPVKTRIITKEGKVVHV
- the rpmC gene encoding 50S ribosomal protein L29 encodes the protein MSKRQAFLERLRQMGDAELVQELENIYRELFNLRQQKAIGKGVVERSHRIRELRKNVARIKTLLRERELLRIGA
- the rpsQ gene encoding 30S ribosomal protein S17, whose translation is MERLRGRRKTFVGTVVSDKMDKTVVVAVDRLVRHPLYKKVIRRTSKFYAHDERNECRIGDIVEIVETRPLSKLKRWRVVRIVQRAKVPLPVVREEVAEETEEQLLEEVLQADTAAPPSTPTAQPAPSSATESAEPSAGSEV